The window TTTAACAAAATAAAAGATGAAGTGCCGATGTTTATCGGAGTTGCCCAACATCCCGATGCTCTATGGGTTATGAAATAAGCAAGCTTCGATTGTTGGGTATTATTTTAAGAACTCTATAAAAAAGGCCGGACAGTAGTGTTATGTTTTATATTTGGAAAAGTATGATAGAATCTATACTGGACAGACTAACGATATAAATATGCGTTTAGACAAACATAACAGTGGCCGAGTTAGATCAACTAATGCATATATACCTTGGCGCCTTATTCACAGCGAAGAATTTGATATTCGAGCTGAGGCAATGGCTCGTGAGAAAGAATTAAAATCTCACAGAGGCAGGGATTTTATTCGCAATGAGGTACTCAGCTGGCCCTCTTATCGATAGGTGTGTGAGGGAAGAACGGCTGGCGTTTCTGAAACGACAGTATGTTGGATTTCTGAATTACACCCGCGTCAAAATTAATAGCCCGTCGAATGGTTTCATTTTCCTGCCAGCTCTCACGTCCCGCGACCACATCCGGCAAATGGACAATGAGGGCAGCGGAGATAGATCGCGAGGCACTTTCCCAGAGATAGCTTGGTGTATGATCCACCGCGTAGTAATCTGCCGCTCCAATCTTTAATATTGGATTCCTGAACGTGGTTGGTTTGGCAAAAAAGAATCCCATACCCTCATCGCAACTGACATCAATGATTAGGCAGCCTGGCCTGAGGCATGATCTCTCATTTTCAGCTACGAATAGGATGGGATGATCAGTATTTTGAAAGGTTCCGTTTACAATGATTTCTGATTGGCTGATCAGATCAAGCAACGGTTTCTCAGTACCATCGTGCTCCATAAACAACATGCGCGCTTCCCCATCTTTGCCTTCCCGAATATGGACATAG of the Candidatus Zixiibacteriota bacterium genome contains:
- a CDS encoding GIY-YIG nuclease family protein; translation: MEKYDRIYTGQTNDINMRLDKHNSGRVRSTNAYIPWRLIHSEEFDIRAEAMAREKELKSHRGRDFIRNEVLSWPSYR